The Argentina anserina chromosome 5, drPotAnse1.1, whole genome shotgun sequence genome includes the window gtacggattttcattttttatcattttttcgatcgagttttcacatctccaccgtcaaaTATCTAGGtcataacgtatagatcatctccaaacaatttcagccgatttcatgatcgttaaggtatcgaactaatcaaaaccaatggacgtattgaatttgccgaacctgaaccgttcatattttgagtagaaaatcgaagttatgagtaccttaacggtgatggaatcggctgaaattttgtggagatgatctatacgttataacctagatattacacggtggagatgtgaaaaatcgatcgaaaagttgttcaaaaatgaaaatctgtaccttaagctaagataaggaCCTTCTTACCTGAAAAGCCCCGtatatataacatatatataagggccgtttcaggtgcggacgttCTGATTCCGGCGACGGCAGGCCGCAACGGCGCGGCGGACCAGCACAGGTGCACTCCCCACCTCCTGGTGATCCCGTATGTGCCGGCCGAAGCTCTATCGGTGACTCATGGCGGCCGAaatctgcaaaaatcaagttcCTGGGCAGATTCCGGCGCTTTCgcgattccggccgccgtgggtcACCGATGAAGCTCCGGCCGGTACATACGGGATCGCCAGGAAgtggggagtgcggctgtgctggtcCGCCGCGCCGTTGCGACCTGCCATCGCCGGAATCGGCGAATTcgtaccttacgtaaggtacggacgtccgcacatcctcctatatatatatatatatatatatatattcatctaTGATAAACAAACTCTCTTGGTTAAAGCTTAACATAGACAGCAAGGTACAGGGAAAGTCGTTCTGCCTTGAAAATTAATGACTGATTGGATGCATTCAGTATAACGGAGGATAGTTAATAGTTCATGATTAAGAAAAGAGTAGCAACATAGTTTATAGGCATGGCCTGTAAAATAGTTAACCACAAATTGTTCGATTATTCTGTCCTAGTCCAAGAAAAACTTTGTCTGTAAGATTAAAATAGACTCGACTCATCAGCTAAGAATCACTAAAGAAGATTGCAAATTGCTCAGTGTCGATCACTTCGACTCACCGTTAACCTAAACTACTCTAATACTCTCCATTGGTATCTTGTGGGTAGGTAAGAGATTCATATATATTGCTTTGTATGAGTTCTTACTTCTTAGCGAGGCCTTCATTAGAAAAGAACATATTCTGCTCTCAAATTAATTATGAGTTCATGATCACACCCTCATTGTTTAAGAATTACGTACTTACACACCGTACCCAGAAAATCTGAGAAACTTGAACAATCACATGCATGAAATATAATCAAGCACAAAGAGAATTCAATCATTCATACCTGAAGCCGAAAATAAACAAGTACAACTCCCAAACAAGCCTTGATCATCAAGTCAAGCCCAAGAATTATCAAAAGCAGCAGAAGTGATAGCGTGAGCGAACTCCTGAAAATTGATTCTCCCATCACCGTCGGTATCCGCCTCCCTGATCATCCCCGTTAGCTCCTCAGCCGTGAGGGCATGCCCTAATTTGGCCATGGAATGAGCCAACTCCGCCGCAGTGATAAAGCCGTTACCATCCCTATCGAACATCCTGAACAGCTGTCTCAGCTGGTCCTCTGTGTAGGGTGACTTAGCCGAGAGCAGCTCCGGCGACACCAGCGCCACAAATTCCGAGAATTCCACTAGGCCATTGCTGTTAGTGTCTGCCTTCTGGATCAAGGAATCCAGCTGCTCTGGTCCCGGCTTGAGCCCAAGTGAACGTAACAACGATCCCAGCTCCAGCTGGGTCAAGCTGCCGTCGTTATTCCGGTCAAACGACCGGAATATCTCGCGGAGGTCGGCGATTTGGTCGTCGTCTAGCTTCACTGGCTGCTTGTTGCTCATcaccaaaaataataatattccAACCAAGCTATAATATCAAACACCAACTAACTTTACCAGACAATTGCCAAATGAAAATAAGACTTCCAATTCAGGGTTGCTGTTCCAGTCGATCATGGATATTCTGCACTAGTCGTTCATCATGGGATTggatcagaaatgaagaaagcaACGTGTTTTTGCTGGTTGAATCAATCAAACTCTCTTCGTTTCTTACTGCTATGATCTGTGACTAGGGTATACGTGTGACCGGATCCATCTTTTGAGGCAGTACTACTTCCTCGTCTTCAGATCCGAATCAAATGCAGAGCTAGCCTGACCCAAATTGCGGATCCGATATACGAATGAGAAAAGAAGCTAGGCATGGAACCAAAGCGAATTAGAGACTTGGTTATACTTTTATGCTTGTTTCCTTTTTGGTCTCTATTATATTATGCGACTTGAGCGGTGGAATTGATGGACCGATGGAGACTCGATCATGAT containing:
- the LOC126796192 gene encoding probable calcium-binding protein CML18, whose protein sequence is MSNKQPVKLDDDQIADLREIFRSFDRNNDGSLTQLELGSLLRSLGLKPGPEQLDSLIQKADTNSNGLVEFSEFVALVSPELLSAKSPYTEDQLRQLFRMFDRDGNGFITAAELAHSMAKLGHALTAEELTGMIREADTDGDGRINFQEFAHAITSAAFDNSWA